A genomic window from Periweissella cryptocerci includes:
- a CDS encoding phage holin, LLH family, producing the protein MNLDNWLKILSALWDSGILTGVAVYVWSRLKISKKADRTSMLYHFADQAVYHASQFNEATTNEAKKSAAMDMVSESLQRNKWANRFTTDQISAAIEMAVNKMNGGIK; encoded by the coding sequence ATGAATTTAGACAATTGGTTAAAAATTTTATCAGCACTATGGGACAGCGGCATCTTAACGGGTGTCGCTGTTTACGTTTGGTCACGTCTTAAAATCAGTAAGAAGGCCGACCGGACATCAATGCTATACCACTTTGCGGATCAAGCTGTGTATCACGCTTCACAATTCAATGAAGCCACAACCAATGAAGCGAAGAAAAGTGCTGCAATGGACATGGTTTCCGAGAGCTTACAGCGTAATAAATGGGCTAATCGATTTACGACAGACCAAATTAGCGCAGCAATTGAAATGGCTGTGAACAAGATGAATGGAGGAATTAAGTAA
- a CDS encoding DUF6673 family protein codes for MTQLKELGAKVRLFEFTLYGEKFSVQMATTILDTIDKYQEEVKKIDTDREDQIAIALDGLKLSFDSIVGEGTFDKVYANQKDVFALVQTFENVTNAIEEEFNAIKLEETKKQAQTVIDAKKAK; via the coding sequence ATGACTCAACTTAAAGAACTTGGTGCAAAGGTACGACTATTTGAATTTACTTTGTATGGTGAAAAATTTAGTGTGCAAATGGCAACTACCATCTTAGATACTATCGACAAGTACCAAGAAGAAGTTAAGAAGATTGATACCGACCGTGAAGATCAAATTGCAATTGCGTTAGATGGTTTGAAGTTATCATTTGATTCTATCGTCGGCGAAGGTACATTTGATAAGGTTTACGCCAACCAAAAGGATGTCTTTGCGTTGGTTCAAACTTTTGAAAACGTCACGAATGCGATTGAAGAAGAATTTAATGCTATCAAGTTGGAAGAAACTAAGAAGCAAGCTCAAACTGTTATCGACGCGAAGAAGGCTAAGTAA
- a CDS encoding Gp15 family bacteriophage protein: protein MLFSLSHSLDDSFEYEGVSGKVDMSFDNVILMFETQTREDMDAYLKLIVSLQLLVGDDYEERGQDFQVGLYQYLMDEYINDNKPIIDPDALRNGGGGKEDAEQYSLTEDAEYIFASFLQAYGMDLHDQFKKLHWYKFRALLAGLPDDTKFRQVLQIRQWKPYKGVTKEEKQQMQDLQVVYRLHVTQAEAEFARMTPEERDIYMEEHPELFEPPEDDEPYL, encoded by the coding sequence ATGTTATTTAGCCTTTCGCATTCTCTGGATGATTCATTCGAGTATGAGGGTGTGAGTGGCAAGGTGGACATGAGTTTTGACAATGTTATTCTCATGTTTGAAACCCAAACTCGTGAAGATATGGATGCCTATTTGAAGTTGATTGTGTCACTGCAATTGTTAGTTGGAGACGACTACGAGGAACGTGGCCAAGATTTTCAAGTGGGACTATATCAATACTTGATGGATGAATACATCAATGACAATAAGCCGATTATTGACCCAGATGCGTTACGAAACGGCGGAGGTGGTAAGGAAGATGCAGAACAATATAGTTTGACTGAAGACGCCGAGTATATCTTTGCGTCCTTTTTGCAAGCTTACGGAATGGATTTGCACGATCAGTTTAAAAAACTGCATTGGTACAAGTTTAGAGCTTTGCTAGCTGGGCTTCCAGATGATACAAAGTTCCGTCAAGTCCTACAGATTCGTCAATGGAAGCCGTACAAGGGTGTCACCAAAGAAGAAAAACAACAAATGCAAGATTTACAAGTCGTTTACCGGTTACACGTTACGCAGGCAGAGGCTGAATTCGCTCGGATGACGCCAGAGGAACGTGATATTTACATGGAAGAACATCCTGAACTATTTGAACCACCAGAAGATGATGAACCATACCTTTGA
- a CDS encoding tape measure protein, with protein sequence MAQVKLDVTVDSKQLSEFQGKLKELGANATVAGQKADKGLSFKGMIAGGAVIGLATKAVGVLTNSIGGAIQRVDTLNNANRAFQNMGFSAKQTDGVMNKLQGAIQGLPTPMNEAVSATQLLAASTGKAGKSADIYKSLNDSILGFGGSTEQVNEAVTQLSQAFSNGKVDGQTWNSMINAGMGPSLNALAKTMGMTTGEMKAGLSSGKISVEKFQDSLINLDKNGGGGMKSLSKIAKDSTAGIGTSMQNIKTAIVRGLANVIQPLSKPMAQALNAMIPMIDGVGKAIAGVMPKVVTFVQGIVSSVQSFLPTGKQMAGVFDTVKARVSVVFGAIQAAIPSVISIFQSLVAVVKPIVMIIAGVAVAVANFITSSSTMSVIVGIIQTVANVLKTLVPILQPVITAVGAGVIAFMAVQKVIAIFNAVKTAIMAVRVAMMLLAANPIGLIIAAVAALVAGFIYLWKTNEGFRNFFITAWNAIQQVAVTVWNVIKTAAMAVFNFLKPAITALITFWTIEFNIIKSVVTIIFNVIKTVVLGVFIAIKAIVTGFVAFWTAVWSGVTQVATAVWNGITAVFTTVFNVIVAIVRGALAIILGIWFLQFNIIKNVVVTVFNAIAGFLAPILAAIGKVISAAVRVISAGWKAGWNAVKSVAQAVWNVIRSVVTTYINSVRAVITRVMNVIRSFFTAAWNALKRPVTSAWNAIKGAVTSGINTVKSVVQSGLNRVKSIFTSIWQSLSGIISSAWGAIKGAVTTITSGITSAFESVVGKMSDIGHRIVQGIAGGLRAAWGSVTSAISRLVGQIPANIRKLLGIHSPSRVTKKLGRFTAEGLAVGIADGSKASKKEAAKLATGTTKAMKRAMSKYKAGKISPGDYVQELKDLKKYGTSTKATTKRINESIAKVNKKAAGANRKTYNQMNKAGNKRKAGKGYTNDYSYLDQLKKIKKSSKATGATYESLNKKIATVQGSIKSQVTKAQDATAAASKKYVTTVKKINDQLPIDIQAANDEYNSKLNDLKNSIYSQVGLFDAVAKKAVSKSTLAKNLNDQVNQMTQWQANVAKIAKKVPAALTDELRAMGVGSSAEIKAMTQMSDKELQQYVALWNQKHNLANSEADIEIIPDKNTLNTKIQSLQDAASKALSDAQATLNSDLAAIGDKFKNIANFKKSGNILGNNSIQGIINGLKDKKKMGELTSTATNLAKSIEKAIRLKLKIHSPSRVMAQLGGFVGAGLTNGISDQIRTVQRASQKMAEAVINPVGNIKVNPKIQGLFDNTSVEKALGISGKLNASSNVNNYYNNVTHQSQTNTAGQEALSYLKAIADKNTTIDGSSVGKALAPYQSVANANRNGLAGRGIAIGNNI encoded by the coding sequence ATGGCACAAGTTAAATTAGATGTAACTGTTGATAGTAAACAGTTAAGTGAGTTTCAAGGAAAGCTTAAGGAACTTGGGGCTAATGCAACCGTTGCTGGTCAGAAAGCAGACAAGGGACTTAGCTTTAAAGGCATGATTGCTGGTGGGGCAGTGATTGGTTTAGCCACCAAGGCAGTTGGTGTGCTCACAAACTCAATCGGTGGGGCAATTCAGCGTGTTGACACATTGAATAATGCTAATCGTGCGTTCCAAAATATGGGATTCAGCGCAAAACAAACTGATGGCGTAATGAATAAACTTCAGGGAGCTATTCAAGGATTGCCAACGCCAATGAATGAAGCTGTATCAGCAACACAATTGTTAGCCGCTTCGACTGGTAAAGCCGGAAAGTCAGCTGATATTTATAAATCACTGAATGATTCGATCCTTGGATTTGGTGGCTCAACGGAACAAGTTAATGAAGCTGTCACGCAGTTATCGCAAGCATTCTCGAATGGGAAAGTTGACGGTCAAACTTGGAACAGTATGATTAATGCCGGCATGGGTCCGAGTCTAAATGCGCTAGCTAAAACAATGGGCATGACTACTGGCGAGATGAAAGCTGGTTTGTCGTCTGGAAAGATTAGTGTTGAAAAATTCCAAGATAGTTTGATTAACCTCGACAAAAACGGTGGTGGCGGTATGAAGTCACTTTCAAAAATTGCCAAAGACTCAACTGCTGGTATTGGAACTTCAATGCAAAACATCAAGACGGCAATTGTGCGTGGTCTTGCTAACGTTATCCAGCCGTTGTCTAAGCCAATGGCTCAAGCGCTTAATGCAATGATTCCGATGATTGATGGTGTGGGAAAAGCGATTGCTGGTGTCATGCCAAAGGTTGTGACGTTTGTCCAAGGTATTGTTTCTTCCGTTCAATCTTTTTTACCGACAGGAAAACAGATGGCTGGGGTATTTGATACCGTAAAAGCTCGCGTATCGGTCGTATTTGGGGCAATTCAAGCGGCAATTCCAAGTGTTATCTCAATCTTTCAATCATTGGTTGCAGTTGTTAAACCAATCGTGATGATTATTGCAGGCGTAGCTGTTGCAGTAGCCAATTTTATTACTAGTTCAAGCACAATGAGTGTAATTGTTGGGATAATTCAAACTGTTGCGAATGTACTCAAAACACTTGTACCAATCTTGCAGCCAGTTATTACTGCGGTAGGTGCGGGTGTTATTGCATTTATGGCCGTCCAAAAAGTAATCGCTATTTTTAATGCGGTAAAAACTGCAATCATGGCGGTTAGAGTAGCAATGATGTTGTTAGCTGCGAACCCAATAGGTTTGATTATCGCAGCGGTTGCAGCCTTAGTAGCGGGATTCATTTACCTTTGGAAAACTAACGAAGGGTTCCGTAATTTCTTTATCACCGCATGGAATGCAATCCAACAGGTGGCTGTAACCGTTTGGAATGTGATTAAAACTGCCGCAATGGCTGTATTTAATTTCCTTAAACCGGCAATCACTGCTCTCATTACGTTCTGGACAATAGAATTTAATATCATTAAGTCCGTTGTGACCATCATTTTTAATGTAATCAAAACGGTAGTTCTAGGTGTGTTCATTGCAATTAAAGCAATCGTGACGGGTTTTGTAGCATTTTGGACAGCTGTATGGTCTGGTGTTACTCAAGTTGCAACGGCCGTCTGGAACGGAATAACAGCTGTGTTCACGACTGTATTCAACGTAATCGTCGCGATTGTTCGAGGCGCACTAGCAATTATTCTTGGTATTTGGTTCTTACAATTCAATATCATTAAGAATGTTGTCGTGACGGTGTTTAATGCAATAGCTGGCTTTTTAGCACCAATATTAGCCGCCATTGGTAAAGTTATTAGTGCCGCAGTACGTGTTATCTCGGCCGGATGGAAAGCTGGTTGGAATGCGGTTAAGTCTGTGGCACAAGCTGTGTGGAATGTTATTCGGTCAGTAGTTACTACGTATATCAACTCTGTACGAGCAGTTATTACACGAGTTATGAATGTTATTCGTAGTTTCTTTACGGCCGCATGGAATGCTCTAAAAAGACCAGTTACTTCAGCATGGAATGCAATCAAAGGAGCAGTTACTAGTGGTATTAATACTGTTAAGTCGGTTGTTCAGTCAGGGCTTAATCGCGTTAAAAGTATTTTCACCAGTATCTGGCAGTCATTGTCCGGTATTATTTCTTCAGCATGGGGCGCAATCAAAGGAGCAGTTACTACGATTACCAGCGGTATTACAAGCGCATTTGAAAGTGTCGTTGGTAAGATGAGCGATATTGGTCATCGGATTGTTCAAGGTATTGCGGGTGGATTGCGTGCTGCTTGGGGTAGTGTTACAAGTGCGATTTCACGATTAGTTGGACAGATTCCTGCTAATATTCGCAAGTTGCTAGGTATTCACTCGCCATCTCGTGTCACGAAGAAACTTGGACGCTTTACTGCTGAAGGGTTGGCCGTTGGTATTGCTGATGGTTCAAAAGCATCCAAAAAAGAAGCTGCCAAGTTAGCAACTGGCACAACTAAGGCTATGAAACGGGCGATGTCAAAATACAAAGCCGGTAAGATTAGTCCGGGTGATTATGTACAAGAACTTAAGGACTTGAAAAAGTACGGTACTTCTACGAAAGCGACTACTAAGCGCATTAATGAATCAATTGCGAAAGTTAATAAGAAGGCAGCAGGTGCTAACCGAAAAACCTATAACCAAATGAATAAGGCTGGTAATAAACGCAAAGCTGGCAAAGGCTATACGAATGATTATTCTTACTTAGATCAATTGAAGAAAATTAAAAAGAGTAGTAAAGCTACCGGTGCAACGTATGAAAGCCTTAACAAGAAAATTGCTACAGTCCAAGGTTCAATAAAAAGCCAAGTTACCAAAGCGCAAGATGCAACTGCGGCGGCATCTAAGAAGTACGTAACTACCGTTAAAAAAATTAATGACCAGTTGCCAATAGATATTCAAGCGGCAAATGATGAATATAATTCTAAGTTAAATGACTTAAAAAATAGTATTTACTCGCAAGTTGGATTATTTGATGCGGTGGCTAAAAAAGCAGTTTCTAAGTCAACGTTAGCAAAGAATTTAAATGATCAAGTAAATCAAATGACACAATGGCAAGCCAACGTTGCAAAGATTGCTAAGAAGGTTCCGGCAGCATTGACGGATGAGCTTCGTGCGATGGGTGTTGGTTCATCTGCTGAAATTAAAGCAATGACTCAGATGAGCGATAAAGAGCTACAACAGTACGTTGCTCTTTGGAATCAGAAGCACAACTTAGCTAATAGCGAAGCTGACATTGAGATTATTCCGGATAAAAATACTTTGAATACAAAAATTCAGAGTTTGCAAGATGCGGCTTCAAAAGCACTTTCTGATGCACAAGCAACTTTGAATAGTGATTTGGCAGCGATTGGTGATAAGTTCAAGAATATTGCTAACTTTAAAAAGTCTGGTAACATTCTTGGGAATAATTCAATTCAAGGTATCATCAATGGATTGAAAGACAAGAAAAAAATGGGTGAACTAACAAGCACGGCTACCAATTTGGCCAAGAGTATTGAAAAAGCAATTCGGTTAAAACTCAAAATTCACTCACCAAGTCGTGTCATGGCTCAATTAGGTGGATTCGTTGGTGCCGGGTTAACTAATGGTATTTCTGACCAGATTCGTACAGTGCAACGTGCATCACAAAAGATGGCAGAAGCTGTGATTAATCCAGTTGGAAACATCAAGGTTAATCCAAAAATTCAAGGCTTGTTTGATAATACTAGCGTTGAAAAAGCACTGGGGATTAGTGGGAAGTTGAATGCATCAAGTAACGTAAATAACTATTACAACAACGTCACACACCAGTCGCAAACTAATACGGCCGGTCAAGAGGCACTATCGTACTTGAAGGCAATTGCTGACAAGAACACCACGATTGATGGTTCAAGTGTTGGTAAAGCATTGGCACCATATCAATCGGTAGCAAATGCAAATCGTAACGGCCTGGCGGGAAGGGGGATAGCAATTGGCAATAACATCTAG
- a CDS encoding ribonuclease J: protein MDNKLSIIPFGGVRENGKNMYAVSYNDEIFIFDAGLKYPENDLLGIDVVIPDYAYLVEHADQVAGIFLTHGHADAIGALPYLLADLQAPVFGSEMTLALAKLAVKAEDATKNFTDFHVVNEKSVIDYGDVKVSFFSTTHSIPQSLGIVLETPEGQVVYTGDFKFDQTAIEGYTTDLARLGEIGKSGVVALLADAAGTGNYGESVNESKIEEYILDKFQDHEGRIIVAAVASNIQRIQQVINATFKTGRKIVLSGNDLEKVVRTALQIHKLELPVPESELFVSFKNMKKLTPEETVILETGRMGEPIKHLQRMANGDDRHIKIGEGDLVFITTTPSTAMEAFVARTRDMMFRAGADVKSISQDLRSSGHASRNDLQLMLNFMKPKFFFPVQGEYRVLNSAAELAEEIGIAKDHIFITQKGDKLTYDGDNMLLSGSFEVGNTMIDGSGVGDIGNIVLRDRKILSEDGVFVAVVTIDRKKKKIISKPKITSRGFVYVKASRDLMRESSDIVEKTILDNLANIKEFDWSTLKTAVRDNLSRFLFEQTRRRPVILPVIMEVNQNGFRSGKQRGAKGQQNAQRVEELAKELGADEQPVAKKKPNKNKNRNKNKKTVKPETTEG from the coding sequence ATGGACAACAAACTATCAATCATTCCGTTTGGTGGGGTACGCGAAAACGGGAAGAACATGTATGCCGTATCATATAATGATGAAATCTTCATTTTTGATGCCGGGTTAAAATACCCAGAAAATGATTTATTAGGAATTGACGTAGTTATTCCAGACTACGCATATTTAGTGGAACACGCTGATCAAGTGGCTGGGATTTTCTTAACACACGGTCACGCGGATGCCATCGGTGCTTTGCCATATCTTTTGGCAGATTTACAAGCCCCAGTCTTTGGTTCAGAAATGACGTTAGCCTTGGCTAAGTTAGCCGTTAAGGCAGAAGACGCAACGAAGAACTTTACTGATTTCCATGTTGTTAACGAGAAGTCAGTTATTGATTACGGCGATGTTAAGGTATCATTCTTTAGCACGACTCACTCAATTCCACAATCACTTGGGATTGTTTTAGAAACACCTGAAGGACAAGTTGTTTATACTGGGGACTTCAAGTTTGATCAAACAGCAATCGAAGGCTACACAACTGATTTGGCGCGTTTAGGTGAAATCGGAAAAAGTGGTGTCGTTGCGCTGTTGGCCGATGCTGCCGGAACTGGTAACTATGGTGAATCAGTTAACGAATCTAAGATTGAAGAGTATATTTTGGATAAATTCCAAGATCACGAAGGCCGAATTATCGTCGCTGCCGTGGCTTCAAATATCCAACGAATTCAACAAGTAATCAATGCGACATTTAAAACTGGTCGTAAAATTGTTCTGTCAGGTAATGACTTGGAAAAAGTTGTACGCACAGCTTTACAAATTCACAAGTTGGAATTACCAGTTCCAGAAAGTGAATTATTTGTTTCATTCAAAAACATGAAGAAGCTTACGCCTGAAGAAACCGTGATTCTTGAAACCGGTCGGATGGGTGAACCAATTAAGCACTTGCAACGGATGGCAAATGGCGATGATCGTCACATTAAAATCGGCGAAGGCGACTTAGTATTCATTACAACAACGCCTTCAACAGCAATGGAGGCCTTTGTAGCACGTACGCGTGACATGATGTTCCGCGCTGGCGCCGATGTGAAGTCAATTTCACAAGACTTACGTTCATCAGGGCACGCATCACGTAATGATTTACAATTGATGCTGAACTTTATGAAGCCTAAGTTCTTCTTCCCTGTTCAAGGTGAATACCGTGTTTTGAACAGTGCGGCTGAATTAGCTGAAGAAATCGGCATTGCCAAAGACCACATTTTCATCACGCAAAAGGGCGATAAGCTTACTTATGATGGTGACAATATGTTGCTTTCAGGTTCATTTGAAGTCGGTAACACGATGATTGATGGCTCTGGGGTTGGGGATATTGGTAATATTGTTTTACGTGATCGTAAGATTCTATCTGAAGATGGGGTTTTTGTGGCCGTAGTAACAATTGATCGTAAAAAGAAGAAAATTATTTCAAAACCAAAGATTACTTCACGTGGTTTTGTGTACGTAAAAGCGTCACGGGACTTAATGCGCGAAAGTAGCGATATTGTTGAAAAAACAATTCTTGATAATTTAGCTAATATCAAAGAATTTGATTGGTCAACATTGAAGACCGCTGTTCGTGATAATCTTAGCCGGTTCTTATTTGAACAAACACGGCGCCGACCAGTAATCTTGCCAGTTATCATGGAAGTTAACCAAAATGGTTTCCGAAGTGGTAAGCAACGCGGCGCTAAGGGTCAACAAAATGCCCAACGCGTTGAAGAATTGGCGAAAGAGTTAGGTGCTGATGAACAACCAGTAGCTAAGAAAAAGCCTAACAAAAACAAGAACCGTAATAAAAACAAAAAAACTGTAAAACCAGAAACCACAGAAGGTTAG
- a CDS encoding peptidoglycan recognition protein family protein, which yields MANKINQYIIDKGFKAPKETDKTGKIPVHNSYRNGKGRPEGVVVHETANPTSTIGGEISYMQGHYKDAFVHEFVDGQNIIGVADTDYLAWGAGYTANSRYIQFEQVRVHSKDDFAKELLNGANFVANVLKKYNLKPSDSTIVTHHQTSNMFHETDHTDPDAYWTTSASKWFSTTYKIADFIWLVKYIFDGKAPLKPTTPNKPVTPSKPKPAKKIAEDGEGGVATIKLAQKIAGTTQDGVITGQYAPNAKYWPKIHQMNTKYSNGGSLFVVTLQKKLGFKGKDLDGQWGKKVSTALNSKLGFKNKSAFDKTSVLAWQKKLNSGKLF from the coding sequence ATGGCTAATAAGATTAATCAATATATTATTGATAAGGGATTTAAAGCACCCAAAGAAACTGACAAGACTGGTAAAATTCCAGTGCACAACTCATATCGTAATGGCAAGGGGCGCCCAGAAGGTGTAGTTGTGCATGAAACGGCTAATCCAACGTCAACGATTGGCGGTGAAATTTCATACATGCAAGGTCACTACAAGGATGCTTTTGTACACGAGTTTGTGGATGGCCAAAATATTATCGGCGTGGCTGATACTGATTACTTAGCGTGGGGCGCAGGGTACACAGCGAACTCACGTTACATTCAATTTGAACAAGTACGCGTTCATTCAAAAGATGATTTTGCAAAAGAATTATTGAATGGTGCGAACTTTGTGGCGAACGTATTGAAGAAATACAATTTGAAGCCTAGCGACTCGACGATTGTTACACACCACCAAACATCTAACATGTTTCACGAAACAGACCATACGGATCCAGATGCATACTGGACTACTTCAGCTAGCAAGTGGTTTAGCACAACTTATAAGATTGCTGACTTTATCTGGTTAGTTAAGTATATTTTTGATGGTAAGGCGCCATTAAAGCCAACGACACCAAACAAGCCAGTTACACCTTCAAAGCCAAAACCCGCAAAGAAGATTGCAGAAGATGGTGAAGGTGGCGTGGCTACAATTAAGTTAGCTCAAAAGATTGCAGGCACGACGCAAGACGGTGTAATCACTGGACAGTATGCACCAAATGCAAAGTACTGGCCAAAGATTCATCAAATGAACACCAAGTATTCCAATGGCGGATCACTCTTTGTAGTTACTCTGCAAAAGAAACTTGGGTTCAAGGGTAAGGACTTAGATGGTCAGTGGGGTAAGAAAGTATCAACCGCACTTAATTCTAAACTTGGTTTCAAAAACAAATCAGCATTTGACAAGACATCTGTTTTGGCATGGCAAAAGAAGCTTAATTCTGGTAAATTGTTCTAG
- a CDS encoding phage tail protein, translated as MYEVTLRNGFDGQEQIIHSRFVGVPKLINPKIQMDVKAIDGMTFSVNYGQPGYDDINYLTSFIKVIRYGKDGSIRTVFEGRVLQSNPSFGADGVTLDVQVESLEAVLHDSTQLLIDLGVSTPRQFLTQLIATHNQSVDEWKQLHLGQVDLTDEVERWTAEDADSFDNIDQMLIQKIGGELRVRHEIDGLYLDYLKEISDQGSQPIRLADNLLSVGRSIDASNIYTVVKPLGMQYEGDSDETTAPPQRVNISDDSSVNGGSPYLVNQDGVNVFGRIVKVITYDDIDDPADLKVAGLADLAKGMEVTEATQLSAIDRSMIDRNVDEYVNGNYYPVFNPLIGLDGTTKRIVQMELDLNEPASSSMTVGDRTIGLEEYTKSLASSIQKATNGVQKVVSDVNSVRAIATKANRNSEDNKQLINELNTKVDGLQVGEGTDDDALKYTQAVRNIAGFEDIPTILGNVGFYRIEHVNGIDVLTFNPIGTNTMWRKTTALVQATNDEGYPIMDKYVPDGWRIIYGITEV; from the coding sequence ATGTATGAGGTTACATTACGCAACGGCTTCGATGGTCAAGAACAAATAATCCATTCACGTTTCGTTGGTGTGCCTAAGTTGATTAATCCTAAAATTCAAATGGACGTAAAGGCAATTGACGGTATGACATTTTCTGTCAACTACGGCCAACCGGGCTATGATGATATTAATTATCTGACTAGTTTCATCAAGGTGATTCGCTATGGCAAGGACGGTTCGATACGAACTGTTTTTGAAGGACGTGTGTTGCAGTCTAATCCGAGTTTTGGTGCTGATGGTGTCACGTTAGATGTTCAAGTTGAATCGCTCGAAGCTGTCTTACACGATTCTACACAGTTACTAATTGATTTGGGTGTAAGTACACCAAGACAGTTTTTAACACAACTCATAGCAACCCATAATCAATCCGTTGACGAGTGGAAACAATTACATCTTGGCCAAGTTGATTTAACCGATGAAGTTGAAAGGTGGACTGCCGAAGATGCTGATAGTTTTGATAATATCGACCAAATGCTAATTCAAAAAATTGGCGGTGAACTTCGAGTTCGACACGAAATAGATGGGTTATATCTAGATTATCTGAAAGAGATTAGTGACCAAGGTTCACAGCCAATTCGGCTTGCTGATAATTTGTTATCAGTTGGTCGGTCAATTGACGCTAGCAATATTTATACAGTCGTCAAGCCGCTAGGAATGCAATATGAAGGCGATAGCGATGAAACAACCGCACCACCACAACGAGTTAATATCAGCGACGATTCCAGTGTAAATGGTGGTAGTCCCTATCTTGTTAATCAAGATGGTGTGAATGTGTTTGGTCGGATTGTTAAGGTAATTACTTACGACGATATTGACGACCCCGCCGACTTAAAAGTTGCTGGTTTGGCTGACCTGGCTAAAGGGATGGAAGTTACTGAAGCTACACAGCTGTCAGCGATTGATCGTTCAATGATTGACCGAAATGTCGATGAATATGTGAATGGTAATTACTATCCTGTTTTTAATCCATTGATTGGATTAGATGGGACAACCAAACGGATAGTCCAAATGGAATTAGATTTGAATGAACCGGCTAGTTCATCAATGACTGTTGGTGACCGAACTATTGGTTTGGAAGAGTACACAAAAAGCCTTGCTAGCTCAATTCAAAAAGCGACTAATGGCGTGCAAAAGGTAGTATCTGATGTTAACTCAGTACGTGCCATTGCTACGAAAGCGAATAGAAATTCCGAGGATAATAAGCAATTAATCAATGAATTGAACACTAAAGTTGATGGTTTACAGGTTGGCGAGGGGACGGATGACGATGCGTTAAAATATACGCAAGCCGTTCGTAACATCGCTGGCTTTGAGGACATACCAACTATTCTTGGTAATGTGGGTTTTTATCGAATTGAGCACGTGAATGGAATTGATGTTCTTACATTTAATCCGATTGGAACTAACACAATGTGGCGTAAAACCACTGCGTTAGTGCAGGCAACTAATGATGAGGGCTATCCTATTATGGATAAGTACGTCCCTGATGGGTGGCGAATCATATACGGTATAACCGAAGTTTAG
- a CDS encoding recombinase family protein translates to MIYGYARVSTKGQSLDVQLDKLMAAGVDPKKIYSEKFTGKTTNRPRFKALIRRLEANDILVVTKLDRMARNTREALNIIEPLLDKGVMVRVLNIGMIENSSVGRFFLRTLLSIAEMERDMILERVTEGKEKARQRKGYKEGRPKRKITKRYREAYELLKTHSYSEVITETGISKSTLVRIKKQIEGGQK, encoded by the coding sequence ATGATTTACGGATATGCACGAGTGAGCACCAAAGGACAAAGTTTAGATGTTCAGTTGGATAAATTGATGGCAGCAGGTGTTGACCCAAAGAAGATTTACAGTGAGAAGTTTACAGGCAAGACTACGAACCGACCACGATTTAAAGCGCTCATACGACGTTTAGAAGCTAATGACATTCTAGTAGTCACGAAGCTTGATAGAATGGCTAGAAACACACGAGAAGCGCTTAACATCATTGAGCCATTGCTTGATAAGGGTGTGATGGTTCGAGTGTTGAATATCGGAATGATTGAGAATAGTTCGGTTGGCAGATTCTTCTTGCGAACGCTGCTATCAATTGCTGAAATGGAACGTGATATGATTCTTGAACGTGTGACAGAAGGCAAAGAGAAGGCGCGTCAACGCAAAGGCTACAAAGAAGGTAGACCGAAGCGCAAAATAACAAAGCGGTATCGTGAAGCTTATGAGCTGTTGAAAACACACAGCTATTCAGAAGTAATCACAGAGACTGGAATATCAAAAAGTACGTTAGTTAGAATTAAGAAACAGATTGAAGGTGGCCAGAAATAG